A region from the Verrucomicrobiia bacterium genome encodes:
- a CDS encoding DUF58 domain-containing protein: protein MRWWLGAAALLVLGWILGLGLLVYAMYAFFGVLWLGRHLAARWTGRIRVDRFVPAALVEIGETLAIRLTLHNETGGRIPWLLIEESLPIAALTQVPPRLRATGPRVAVLSLRRGEHRVFEYQVTFLLRGYYRIGPTLLESGDLFGLYRRYRTATEPSFVLVPPKVVPLEGYDLASRRPIGEVRMQHRLFEDPTRVRGIRPYERGDTLNRIHWRASARTGALQSKCFDASCVAGANLLLDLHRDGFAPARRPAMSPELARRVARQLPQAADAHPSDQESAWIELAITTAASLANAVFELGERVGLVTNGRDAAERHRTEGLGCAFRTRSLARTSLDHTPSSDRLQPVTVETRRGPEQLQRILDVLARIEITDGLRFHELVDETASRLPRDATAVAILSQVPEEVAIALGQLRRGGFAVFVVLVNREETQVCDWASPPDWADRLMAEGIPFRQVRDESDLSQLCAERLIR from the coding sequence ATGCGCTGGTGGCTGGGAGCGGCGGCGTTGCTGGTGCTGGGTTGGATTCTCGGACTGGGACTCCTCGTGTATGCCATGTACGCCTTCTTCGGCGTCCTCTGGCTGGGACGCCATCTGGCCGCCCGCTGGACCGGGCGCATCCGGGTCGACCGGTTCGTACCTGCGGCCTTGGTGGAGATCGGCGAAACGCTCGCCATCAGGTTGACGCTCCACAACGAAACCGGAGGCCGGATCCCCTGGCTGCTCATCGAGGAATCCCTCCCGATCGCCGCCCTGACCCAGGTGCCCCCACGCCTTCGAGCCACCGGCCCGCGCGTGGCCGTCCTGTCCCTCCGACGCGGTGAGCATCGTGTCTTCGAATACCAGGTCACCTTCCTCCTCCGCGGCTACTACCGCATCGGTCCAACCCTCCTCGAAAGCGGGGACCTCTTCGGACTCTACCGCCGGTATCGGACCGCCACCGAGCCATCCTTTGTCCTCGTTCCTCCCAAGGTGGTTCCGCTCGAGGGGTACGATCTGGCATCCCGACGCCCCATCGGCGAGGTGCGCATGCAACATCGCCTGTTCGAGGATCCCACCCGGGTGCGGGGCATACGTCCCTACGAACGCGGCGATACGCTGAACCGGATTCACTGGCGCGCTTCCGCCCGCACCGGTGCCCTGCAAAGCAAGTGCTTCGACGCCTCATGCGTCGCCGGTGCCAACCTGCTGCTCGACCTGCACCGGGACGGTTTCGCCCCTGCCCGGCGACCTGCCATGAGTCCGGAACTCGCCCGACGAGTGGCACGCCAACTCCCCCAGGCGGCGGACGCCCATCCCAGCGACCAGGAATCGGCCTGGATCGAACTCGCCATCACCACCGCCGCGTCTCTGGCCAATGCAGTCTTCGAACTGGGCGAACGCGTCGGTCTCGTCACCAACGGCCGCGATGCCGCCGAACGCCACCGTACCGAGGGACTCGGGTGTGCCTTCCGAACGCGATCCCTCGCCCGGACCAGCCTCGATCACACCCCCTCCAGCGACCGCTTGCAGCCGGTGACCGTCGAGACTCGACGCGGACCGGAACAGCTCCAGCGGATCCTCGACGTGCTGGCCAGGATCGAGATCACCGACGGACTTCGGTTCCATGAGCTGGTGGACGAGACGGCTTCGCGGCTCCCAAGGGACGCCACCGCGGTCGCCATCCTGTCCCAGGTTCCAGAAGAGGTCGCCATCGCCCTCGGCCAGCTGCGCCGCGGCGGCTTCGCCGTGTTCGTGGTGCTCGTCAATCGGGAGGAGACGCAGGTTTGCGACTGGGCCAGCCCACCGGACTGGGCCGACCGCCTGATGGCCGAGGGCATCCCGTTCCGTCAGGTCCGGGACGAATCGGATCTCAGCCAGCTCTGCGCCGAGCGATTGATCCGCTGA